cttagtgcgatttgacttgagattaagcatattgacctgagattaagccatactgacccgagattaagaaaaaacaaaaagaaatatgaaaaaaaatatattttcagatagtaatggcgcactatgtggtgcgccactactatctggtatactaatggcgcacggtgcgccattagtacttgttactagtgacgtgatgatagtggcgcacctatagtgcgccattaatggccaaaataGGTGTGCCACtaacaggccttttcctagtagtgatcgGTCCTGCTTCCCGATGCCGAGCTCCGAGACAAAGCCCCCAAGAGGGAAAACGACACTCCAAAGCGGCGCCATCATCCGATCATGAGATCAAGGGTTTCCCCTAGAGAGGCCGCAATGGCCGGATCCATGCGGGAGGGGTGCGACAGCAAATCAGTGATGCCTCCAGGTAGGTCAACGACGGCCACAGCTGCCGCCTACGCTAGTCAAGGCGCAAGGCCGAGGCAGGGTCTTCACCCATGCTCCCACACCACCTCGGTCGCACATCATCCCGCACCGGGGTTAGCAAGCCCACCACACGCCACCACCATCGAAGCTGCCATCGACAAAGAGGCGTTGAGACTGCCACAGCCAGCCACACTTCACGGAGCCCACTGGCGTCCAAACTCCAGCACAAGGGCCGACCACATCACCCCTACCACCACTACTAAACACGCGCATCGCAGCCAACATGACCACCCGCACCTCGCGGAGGCCACCGCCAGCCCTCCCGTCACGCAAGTCAGCATATCTGTCGAAGCTCGACTGAAGCAGGACCTCCGATTGCGGCACAAGCCATCGCGCCGTATCGAGTATCACGCCGGCAAGGCATGGAGGAGCGCCACCCGAGGCCATGGACCACCACGATCCCTGGCCGTAACCCATGCGCCCGCTAGCGACAACAGGAGCAAGCACCTTATGACAAGCCACCTCCCAGCGCCACATCCGGCCTCCGAGCAAACCACGATAGCAGCAGACACCTCTCCGCCCGGAGACCCATGGTGCCCACGCAACTCCCAACGCGCGCACCGTGCACACCTCCCTGCATGGCCACGCAGCTAGATCCACATGTAGCCCCGCACATGGCCGCGTCGCGCGCCATGGCCACCTCGCGCCGCTCGGTGTAGGAGAGCACTGGCGCCGTCCCTAGCTGCCACCCCAAGCCGCCGCCGGGCCGATGCGCCCGGCTGAGCCACACAACTCCACAAGGTCGGTTGTCCCGCGCTGCCCGAATGGGAGGGAAGAGTCCCGCCACCATGGCCGCACGCACGGGCTTTGCCCGGAGGCGTTCCATGGCGACGGTGAGGGAGGGGGGAGAGgtgggcgtggcggcggcggtgagctcGGGTTGCGTCCGAGCCGCTCGCGGGAGCGACACAGGGCCGGGTTGGCCTGCCTATGTGATGAACTTTCTATATACATTACGGTCTTCAAACTGTGCCCAAGGAGAGGTAAAAGAGCCGATAAGCAATGCCATCAAAGAAACAACAAACAGGTCGAAGTAGACCAGGAAACTTTCTTCCTTGCCGAAAAGATCTTTACCTTTTCTTTGATTAGCCATCTATGCATAGGACTCCATGTCTCCCACTTAGATGATCTGTATACTTCATTTGCCACTCATTCTAGCAGCTTTGCTCCCAGGATCAACACCTCTTTACTTTTGACCTTTATCTGCAAAATGGAACTGATCTCTTCGGCAAATGATCCAAAAGCAAATGAACTTTATAATAATTATTGGATCATTATACAAAATGTTGGATAAGTACACCTACACCAAGTATTATGAAGGGTGTAAGTCTCAGTCAAGTGACATAACATGTAATAGAGAAAAAAACTATTTTTTTACACGAATATTAATGTAAGATCTCACGGATATAGTATCGACTGAAACTTATCGAGACTGATTATGACAATGAGGATTTGGCGTCAGGACGCGAGAAAACAGGATGCAAGATCACAAGAGAGTACAAAGGTCTTCGCAACGCTAGACATGGCCGTAGAAAAACCGTTTGACTCGACCGTTTACTGTACACTACGTGCTCCACTATTTGCCAGGTCAGTCGGAGGTCATCACGCGTGCACACGCAAATGCAAAGTCTATCATACGTGTGCGGTCCACTGGCGCCGTTCGTCGTCAACATGAGCACCCTGCTCTGGTCAAACCGCACGCGCTCTACTTATATTCTCCCGACGCCACCAGCTCCATCCCCATCACCTGCCTCCACCAACCATGGCCGCGTACTGCTCTCTGCTGCTGGCCTTGCTCCTCGcgctctcctcctcctcgtcggcgTCGGCGGCAACCCCGTATGGCTTCGAGTTCCCGCAGTTcaacgccgccgtcgccgacgcCGGTTGCGACGGCAAGCTGGTCGCCGAGGAGGAGGCGCTCGCGCGCCGGGTCCCGCCGCTCAAGCTCCACATGACCCACCGGTCCGCCGCCGCGGGCGCGACGGGGACGGGCTCCTTCTTCCTGGAGTCGTCCGAGAAAGACGCCGTCCGCATCGATACGATGCACCGGAGGGTCGCCCTGTCCGGCTCCGGCGCGGGGCAGAGGGGTTCGGCGCCGAGGAGGGCGCTGTCGGAGCGGGTCGTGGCCACGGTGGAGTCCGGCGTGGCGGTCGGCTCCGGGGAGTACCTTGTGGACGTGTACGTGGGCACGCCGCCGCGCCGGTTCCGCATGATCATGGACACAGGCAGCGACCTCAACTGGCTGCAGTGCGCGCCCTGCCTCGACTGCTTCGAGCAGAGCGGGCCCATCTTCGACCCGGCGGCGTCCACCTCCTACCGCAACGTCACCTGCGGGGACAGCCGCTGCGGCCTCGTCTCGCCGCCGGAGACAGCGTCGCCCAGGGAGTGCCGCCGCCCGCGGAGCGACCCCTGCCCCTACTACTACTGGTACGGCGACCAGTCGAACACCACCGGCGACCTCGCGCTCGAGGCCTTCACCGTCAACCTCACAGCCACCGGGACCCGGCGCGTGGACGGCGTGGCGTTCGGGTGCGGCCACCGGAACCGCGGCCTCTTCCACGGCGCGGCGGGGCTGCTGGGGCTCGGCCGCGGCCCGCTCTCGTTCGCGTCGCAGCTGCGCGGCGTCTACGGCGGCCACGCCTTCTCCTACTGCCTCGTGGAGCATGGCAGCGCGGCCGGGAGCAAGGTCATCTTCGGCCACGACGACGCGCTGCTCGCGCACCCGCAGCTCAACTACACGGCCTTCGCGCCGGCCACGGACACGGACACCTTCTACTACCTCCAGCTCAAGTCCATCCTCGTGGGCGGGGAGGCGGTCAACATCTCCTCCGACACCCTTGCCGCCGGCGGCACCATCATCGACTCCGGCACGACGCTGAGCTACTTCCCGGAGCCGGCGTACCGGGCGATCCGGCAGGCGTTCATCGACCGCATGAGCCCGTCCTACCCGCTCATCGCCGGGTTCCCGGTGCTGAGCCCGTGCTACAACGTGTCCGGAGCCGGAAAGATCGAGGTGCCGGAGCTGTCGCTGGTGTTCGCGGACGGCGCGGCGTGGGAGTTCCCGGCGGAGAACTACTTCATCCGGCTGGAGCCGGAGGGGGTGATGTGCCTGGCCGTCCTGGGCACGCCGCGCTCCGGCATGTCCATCATCGGCAACTACCAGCAGCAGAACTTCCACGTTCTCTACGACCTGGAGCGCAACCGGCTCGGCTTCGCGCCGCGCCGGTGCGCCGAGGTCTAGGCCGGCCGGCCGCCGTCCATCGTCCATTATTCCATTTTGACTGATTGGTTCGATTGATTGGTCGGTCGGTTGTGCTCCACGTACGTAGGTAGGCAAAAAGTGGCCGTGCTAACTGTATTGGAAGAACGAACGAACAAAGTGGGTTGGGTGTAGAAATTTTGGCACCGGGTTTTCGTACCTTACGAAGCCACGTACGTAGGTGGCTGCTAACACTTTGGTTATTTATTTTTTGCGAGACTTTGGGGCTTGTGTTCATATGTACGACTCCAGATGGAATGCTCTGTTTGGTGCTCATTTTCGTCTTAAATGATCATGAAATGGACAGAGATGTAAATAATGTTGTTGAAATTGCACATCATGTGTTACAGAAATGTCTTTTGAGTCGTCCTCATCATGAGGATGACAGGTCGGCATTCCACGTTCAAAGCAAGGGAACGCGTTTGCGTGCTTGCTGCTGCTTATCCAACAGATGCGTTATATAAGCGCAGCGCCGAAAAATTAGTGTTTTTTTTACGCGCGCTACCGCTCCGGGCGCTCCAGCAGAGGCGCAAACCGCGCGCGGGCCGAGACGCCATCACGCGCCGTTTATTTGCTGCGGCCGTTCCCACGCGCTGGACACTCGAGCGCCCGCTCGCAACTCCACCTACCCCATccagccgctgccgccgccgccgcccgcgccacctCTTTTCATCCGGCGACCGTTCCGGCGCTTCCCCGGCCTatccccgcgccgccgctgcttcCTCCGTCTCCCTCTAGTCACCGCCGCCCCTCGCGCGCGGCAGTCCTCCGACGAACAGCGCCGGCAAGGTGTTCGACAAAACGCCCGCAAGGTATGTATTGCTTCAACTTCACATTTTTTACATGAATTTGATGCATGTTGTTTGTAGTTTTTATAGCCTAGTTTGAACATTGTAGATGAGTTCGTCATATGATTCTTCCGAAGAAGAATTTGatatggaagaggaggaggatcttGCAATGATCCTAGCTATGCACATCAATAAAAAACCGAAGCACGGTGGTTCGGTTATGGGTCGGTCGAAAATTTGGAGGGATAGAATCGATGCCCACAACAGATTGATCAGGCACTATTTTGTGGATCCTCCCGTCTACCCTGAGTCGTACTTCCGGCGCCGGTTTAGGATGAGCACCGAGTTGTTCAGACGCATTGCAGAGAAACTAGCGAGTCATGACCGGTTTTTTCAGCAAAGGAGGAATGCCGCCGGAGAGCTCGGGCATAGCACCTTTCAGAAGGTGACAGCCGCTTTGCGTATGTTGGCATACGGTATCCCCGCTGATCTAGTTGATAATCACTTGGCCTTGAAACGATGGCCGATCAGGAGACTTGGATTTGGCATGCTTTTTTGGAATGCCTGGATCTTTGAATGACATCAACGTTGTCAACCGGTCACCACTAATGAATAAAGTTGCAAATGGTGAACTGCCACCGGTGTAGTTTGTAGGAAATGGCCGTACATACAACTATGGGTACTATCTTGTGGATGGCATCTACCCAAAGTGGCAAACATTTGTGAAGCCCTTGAAAAAACTGGAAGATAAGAAAAATCTTAATTTCCACAatgctcgggcggcggcggctagaaaAGATGTGGAGAGAGCTTTTGGGAATTTGCAAGCCCAATTTGCTATTTTGAGAGGACCGGCTAGATTTTCGGATCAAAAGATGCTTTGGTACATCATGCACGCTTGTGTGAttatgcacaacatgatcatcgagaatGAGCGTGGCCAAGATGTAGACTACTCTCACTATGAGCTCTTGGGACATCCCGTGCGAGTGCGGCGGAGGGCTGCCAGGGTGGCCTGTTTTGTTGCCTCCTATCATGCCATTCGACGTGCAAAAAGCATGATGATCTTCAGAAGGATCTCATCAAGGAATGGTGGGCATGGAATGGCCAACAAAGCGCATCATGATTTGTGCGTTTGATGTTGTATTGTTGAACTATTTCTTGTATTGAAAGATAAACTATTTGTTTGAATTGTAATAACGAAATCGAACTATTTATTGTTGATTTATTTTGTTTGTGTTTTATCTTCTTGGTTGTGTTTGGAGTGATTTCGGCGATTGATGTCTATTTGCCAAGAGTAATGCTAGACGCATGGACAAGTAGTTATGGATCAATAGAATGTAATTAGACGGTATTTTTTGATTGGAGATTAGGTGGCAGGCAGGCCCACCCCATGAAATTCAGGGAGGAGACTAATTAGCGTTGAGGATCCGTGCGATGCTCGTAATCATCTGTCCGTCTAAGACTATTGATTTGCCGACGCTCACTATTTCCACGGCCCTAAGTGCATGCCAGTACACACACACGCTCATACTTATATTCACTCTAGGGACGCATGCACGCATAGACTACTTTTATGAGCACTTTCGAGAGACTGAGTAGCACATAATCTTGAGATTGATGAAATCACCACCGACATTATCATAGTTGACAAGAACATCTTCTTTCACTGAACGAACATCACTGAAAGCATGAAATAAATGCTGAAAAATGCGAACACAAATGTCAAGTCTTGCAATTGAATTTTAATGAGCTAGTTGCACCACAAAGAACCTAACCATTTGAATAGTCTCGGTTCGCCCGGTCCTTTTGACCGCACTACATACTGTACTAGATTGGAGTGGAAGAAAATTGGATTCTCCACAGCTGAAGCATGCGGAAACCACATCCCAAACCAAGCAACAAAAACAGCGGGCGGCAGCAGCAGCACATTCCAAGTGGGTGGTGGCGGCAGCGCAACTTGGTTGGCGCCGTCCGCTTGTGTGTACCTTTTACCCTCCAGGGATCACACTGGAAGCAACCGTCCGGCCGGGAGGATTGTGGACGGCGATGTACCTTGTCCGGTATAAATTGGAGCTTCCATGCCAATGCTTCTCCACATGCACCAGCTAGCTTAGCGCGTCGATCTAGTAGTACAGAGGGAGTGATCAGTACGTAGGAGATGGACATGGAGATCCCGGTGATCGACCTCCAGGGGCTCACCGGCGACGCCTCCCAGCGGTCGCAAACCATGGCGCGGCTCCACGAAGCCTGCAAGGACTGGGGCTTCTTCTGGGTACGTAAGCGGCCACACATGCTCATCACGGCCGGCCGCAAGTTAATTAATTAACAGTCGCGTACTACGGCGCAGGTGGACAGCCACGGCGTCGACGCCGCGCTGATGGAGGAGGTGAAGCGCTTCGTGTACGCCCACTACGACGAGCATCTCAAGGATAGATTCTACGCTTCCGACCTCGCCAAGGACCTGCAGCTGCCGGCGGAGGAATCCAAAACCGTCTCCGGTGAGGTAGACTGGGAGACCGCCTACTTCATCCGGCACCGTCCCGCCAACAACGTCGCCGACTTCCCGGAGATCCCGCCGGCCACACGGTCACTGTTCTTCCCACCTCATGCACATTCTCACACTTGCTTCCTGGCTCACCTTCCTGTCATGCCATGCTCAGGGAGATGCTCGACGCGTACATCGGCCAGATGGTGTCGCTCGCGGAGCTGCTCGCCGAGTGCATGAGCCTGAACCTCGGCCTGGACGGCGGCCTCGTCAGGGACACCTTCACGCCGCCGTTCGTCGGGACCAAGGTCGCCATGTACCCGGCCTGCCCGCGGCCGGACCTCGTGTGGGGCCTCCGCGCCCACACCGACGCCGGCGGCATCATCCTGCTCCTGCAGGACGACGTCGTCGGCGGGCTGGAGTTCTTCCGGGGCGACCGGGAGTGGGTTCCCGTCGGCCCCACCAAGGGCAGCAGGATCTTCGTCAACATCGGGGACCAGCTGGAGGTGATGAGCGGCGGCGCCTACAGGAGCGTGCTGCACcgcgtcgccgccgtcgccgaggGCCGGCGGCTGTCCGTGGCGACGTTCTACAACCCCGGAGCTGACGCCGTTGTGGCGCCGGCGGCCACGGCGAGGCAGCCGGCGGCGCAGCTGTACCCCGGGCCGTACAGGTTCGGCGACTACCTGGACTACTACCAGGGCACCAAGTTTGCCGACAAGGCGGCGAGGTTTCAGGCCGTCAAGGAACTGTTCGGTTCACGGATTCCGCACGATTGACTAGCTGTGCTCGTTGGGTTTCATTGGAGTAGTACTATCTGTAAAATTTTCTGTGTTGCTATTGGAGTATTACCTAGTTTGACCAACTTTGTAggaaaaaaatatcaacatctataATAATAAAGTTATATGGTATGAAAGTTAATTTTATGGtgcatctaacaatattgatttcatattgtgaatctCGATATATTTTACTATAACCTTAGTCAAAGTTAATAAAGTTTGattttgaccaaatcttatatgcaaactaaaaagaaacggagggagtatatcttTAGTAGGTCAATATAAATGAATTATGTTTTAGTTGCTAATACAACCTCGGTCCCAAattacttgtcttagatttgtttAGATAAGGACGTATCTAACACTAAAACATGTCTAAGGTACATACTATATAGAAAAATTTAAGACAAGTAATTTAGGATGAAGGGAGTACAACATTAACTAGTGTCGCACCAATGCAACATAAACTAAAAGAAATGAA
This sequence is a window from Aegilops tauschii subsp. strangulata cultivar AL8/78 chromosome 7, Aet v6.0, whole genome shotgun sequence. Protein-coding genes within it:
- the LOC109746103 gene encoding aspartic proteinase nepenthesin-2; translation: MAAYCSLLLALLLALSSSSSASAATPYGFEFPQFNAAVADAGCDGKLVAEEEALARRVPPLKLHMTHRSAAAGATGTGSFFLESSEKDAVRIDTMHRRVALSGSGAGQRGSAPRRALSERVVATVESGVAVGSGEYLVDVYVGTPPRRFRMIMDTGSDLNWLQCAPCLDCFEQSGPIFDPAASTSYRNVTCGDSRCGLVSPPETASPRECRRPRSDPCPYYYWYGDQSNTTGDLALEAFTVNLTATGTRRVDGVAFGCGHRNRGLFHGAAGLLGLGRGPLSFASQLRGVYGGHAFSYCLVEHGSAAGSKVIFGHDDALLAHPQLNYTAFAPATDTDTFYYLQLKSILVGGEAVNISSDTLAAGGTIIDSGTTLSYFPEPAYRAIRQAFIDRMSPSYPLIAGFPVLSPCYNVSGAGKIEVPELSLVFADGAAWEFPAENYFIRLEPEGVMCLAVLGTPRSGMSIIGNYQQQNFHVLYDLERNRLGFAPRRCAEV
- the LOC109746094 gene encoding 1-aminocyclopropane-1-carboxylate oxidase 1; protein product: MDMEIPVIDLQGLTGDASQRSQTMARLHEACKDWGFFWVDSHGVDAALMEEVKRFVYAHYDEHLKDRFYASDLAKDLQLPAEESKTVSGEVDWETAYFIRHRPANNVADFPEIPPATREMLDAYIGQMVSLAELLAECMSLNLGLDGGLVRDTFTPPFVGTKVAMYPACPRPDLVWGLRAHTDAGGIILLLQDDVVGGLEFFRGDREWVPVGPTKGSRIFVNIGDQLEVMSGGAYRSVLHRVAAVAEGRRLSVATFYNPGADAVVAPAATARQPAAQLYPGPYRFGDYLDYYQGTKFADKAARFQAVKELFGSRIPHD